One window from the genome of Bacillus rossius redtenbacheri isolate Brsri chromosome 17, Brsri_v3, whole genome shotgun sequence encodes:
- the LOC134540977 gene encoding uncharacterized protein LOC134540977 isoform X1, giving the protein MSAIFSAIIVLQQVAFSSCIKSYRLFLRSGQLAPNSFNSRGARETSSQTNLLCRFPQTSCRSQLLLEKRCPAWRFEPKMYSFRFPPRQDSEQCAERYSRMPPLWAMLDHTLGVVWNLGSKPGAGKSGIADLQWALEFLGGLQGKEGASDQCVQGIVDAIGDHLIARYAAMGDADGEEPGDDRMMQQLCDDAEEAAREVSVTYSEMLSRLPSNTQVRGRQPDLPRCRKAETPSPIQSHPDDGFIAISAVEKFLEEIAAQLKSCSNTNQRTVDGIDRFRSKLRAPPPGTRPDSSSTPAATQPETPTALPPESPRLPQASSTPRSRQPAAQRARTPRRGPPVPPKPVRRRLEEPSNPARTGREGLESEELAMPLRLESEEPARPARETVTDWLDGALSRPS; this is encoded by the exons atgtctgctatattttccgccatcattgttttacaacaagTAGCGTTTTCgtcgtgtattaaaagttaccgactctttttgcgatcaggtcaacttgctcccaactctttcaactcccgaggagcacgagagacctcgagtcaaacaaacctactGTGTCGTTTTCCACAGACCTCGTGCAGGAGCCAGCTGCTGCTT GAAAAGCGGTGTCCGGCCTGGAGATTTGAGCCCAAGATGTACTCGTTCAGGTTTCCACCGAGGCAAGACAGCGAGCAGTGTGCGGAGCGATACTCGCGCATGCCGCCTCTCTGGGCGATGCTGGACCATACCCTCGGCGTCGTCTGGAACCTGGGCTCCAAGCCAGGGGCCGGCAAGTCGG GTATCGCGGACCTGCAGTGGGCCCTGGAGTTCCTGGGCGGACTGCAGGGCAAGGAGGGGGCTAGCGACCAGTGCGTGCAGGGGATTGTCGACGCCATCGGTGACCACCTGATCGCGCGGTACGCGGCCATGGGGGACGCTGACGGCGAGGAGCCAG GTGACGACAGGATGATGCAGCAGCTCTGTGACGATGCGGAAGAAGCAGCCAGGGAGGTATCGGTGACGTATAGCGAAATGCTATCGCGCCTGCCTTCCAACACTCAAGTTCGTGGGCGCCAGCCAGACCTGCCACGCTGCAGAAAGGCCGAGACGCCGTCACCAATACAATCGCACCCAG ATGACGGATTTATTGCCATCTCCGCGGTGGAAAAGTTTTTGGAAGAGATAGCGGCTCAGCTCAAGAGTTGTTCCAACACTAATCAAAGAACTGTTGATGGCATCGATAG GTTCAGATCCAAGCTGCGGGCTCCGCCGCCAGGAACACGACCAGACTCATCGAGCACCCCAGCAGCCACACAACCAGAGACTCCGACAGCACTGCCGCCAGAGTCGCCACGCCTGCCGCAAGCATCCTCGACGCCGAGGTCACGGCAGCCAGCGGCGCAGCGAGCACGCACGCCGAGACGCGGGCCGCCGGTACCTCCGAAGCCCGTGAGGAGGAGGCTGGAGGAACCCTCAAATCCCGCGAGGACGGGGCGGGAGGGTCTGGAGTCCGAGGAACTTGCGATGCCCTTAAGGCTGGAGTCGGAGGAACCTGCCAGGCCCGCGAGGGAGACAGTGACGGACTGGCTGGATGGCGCGCTGTCCCGTCCCTCGTAG
- the LOC134540977 gene encoding uncharacterized protein LOC134540977 isoform X7 translates to MTWGLTDECATTSLFGLTGIADLQWALEFLGGLQGKEGASDQCVQGIVDAIGDHLIARYAAMGDADGEEPGDDRMMQQLCDDAEEAAREVSVTYSEMLSRLPSNTQVRGRQPDLPRCRKAETPSPIQSHPDDGFIAISAVEKFLEEIAAQLKSCSNTNQRTVDGIDRFRSKLRAPPPGTRPDSSSTPAATQPETPTALPPESPRLPQASSTPRSRQPAAQRARTPRRGPPVPPKPVRRRLEEPSNPARTGREGLESEELAMPLRLESEEPARPARETVTDWLDGALSRPS, encoded by the exons ATGACATGGGGACTTACTGATGAGTGTGCAACAACTTCGTTATTTGGACTGACTG GTATCGCGGACCTGCAGTGGGCCCTGGAGTTCCTGGGCGGACTGCAGGGCAAGGAGGGGGCTAGCGACCAGTGCGTGCAGGGGATTGTCGACGCCATCGGTGACCACCTGATCGCGCGGTACGCGGCCATGGGGGACGCTGACGGCGAGGAGCCAG GTGACGACAGGATGATGCAGCAGCTCTGTGACGATGCGGAAGAAGCAGCCAGGGAGGTATCGGTGACGTATAGCGAAATGCTATCGCGCCTGCCTTCCAACACTCAAGTTCGTGGGCGCCAGCCAGACCTGCCACGCTGCAGAAAGGCCGAGACGCCGTCACCAATACAATCGCACCCAG ATGACGGATTTATTGCCATCTCCGCGGTGGAAAAGTTTTTGGAAGAGATAGCGGCTCAGCTCAAGAGTTGTTCCAACACTAATCAAAGAACTGTTGATGGCATCGATAG GTTCAGATCCAAGCTGCGGGCTCCGCCGCCAGGAACACGACCAGACTCATCGAGCACCCCAGCAGCCACACAACCAGAGACTCCGACAGCACTGCCGCCAGAGTCGCCACGCCTGCCGCAAGCATCCTCGACGCCGAGGTCACGGCAGCCAGCGGCGCAGCGAGCACGCACGCCGAGACGCGGGCCGCCGGTACCTCCGAAGCCCGTGAGGAGGAGGCTGGAGGAACCCTCAAATCCCGCGAGGACGGGGCGGGAGGGTCTGGAGTCCGAGGAACTTGCGATGCCCTTAAGGCTGGAGTCGGAGGAACCTGCCAGGCCCGCGAGGGAGACAGTGACGGACTGGCTGGATGGCGCGCTGTCCCGTCCCTCGTAG
- the LOC134540977 gene encoding uncharacterized protein LOC134540977 isoform X4 — protein sequence MSSIKKEKRCPAWRFEPKMYSFRFPPRQDSEQCAERYSRMPPLWAMLDHTLGVVWNLGSKPGAGKSGIADLQWALEFLGGLQGKEGASDQCVQGIVDAIGDHLIARYAAMGDADGEEPGDDRMMQQLCDDAEEAAREVSVTYSEMLSRLPSNTQVRGRQPDLPRCRKAETPSPIQSHPDDGFIAISAVEKFLEEIAAQLKSCSNTNQRTVDGIDRFRSKLRAPPPGTRPDSSSTPAATQPETPTALPPESPRLPQASSTPRSRQPAAQRARTPRRGPPVPPKPVRRRLEEPSNPARTGREGLESEELAMPLRLESEEPARPARETVTDWLDGALSRPS from the exons ATGTCAagtattaaaaaa GAAAAGCGGTGTCCGGCCTGGAGATTTGAGCCCAAGATGTACTCGTTCAGGTTTCCACCGAGGCAAGACAGCGAGCAGTGTGCGGAGCGATACTCGCGCATGCCGCCTCTCTGGGCGATGCTGGACCATACCCTCGGCGTCGTCTGGAACCTGGGCTCCAAGCCAGGGGCCGGCAAGTCGG GTATCGCGGACCTGCAGTGGGCCCTGGAGTTCCTGGGCGGACTGCAGGGCAAGGAGGGGGCTAGCGACCAGTGCGTGCAGGGGATTGTCGACGCCATCGGTGACCACCTGATCGCGCGGTACGCGGCCATGGGGGACGCTGACGGCGAGGAGCCAG GTGACGACAGGATGATGCAGCAGCTCTGTGACGATGCGGAAGAAGCAGCCAGGGAGGTATCGGTGACGTATAGCGAAATGCTATCGCGCCTGCCTTCCAACACTCAAGTTCGTGGGCGCCAGCCAGACCTGCCACGCTGCAGAAAGGCCGAGACGCCGTCACCAATACAATCGCACCCAG ATGACGGATTTATTGCCATCTCCGCGGTGGAAAAGTTTTTGGAAGAGATAGCGGCTCAGCTCAAGAGTTGTTCCAACACTAATCAAAGAACTGTTGATGGCATCGATAG GTTCAGATCCAAGCTGCGGGCTCCGCCGCCAGGAACACGACCAGACTCATCGAGCACCCCAGCAGCCACACAACCAGAGACTCCGACAGCACTGCCGCCAGAGTCGCCACGCCTGCCGCAAGCATCCTCGACGCCGAGGTCACGGCAGCCAGCGGCGCAGCGAGCACGCACGCCGAGACGCGGGCCGCCGGTACCTCCGAAGCCCGTGAGGAGGAGGCTGGAGGAACCCTCAAATCCCGCGAGGACGGGGCGGGAGGGTCTGGAGTCCGAGGAACTTGCGATGCCCTTAAGGCTGGAGTCGGAGGAACCTGCCAGGCCCGCGAGGGAGACAGTGACGGACTGGCTGGATGGCGCGCTGTCCCGTCCCTCGTAG
- the LOC134540977 gene encoding uncharacterized protein LOC134540977 isoform X2, producing MATEQEGSPPPGPAQEKRCPAWRFEPKMYSFRFPPRQDSEQCAERYSRMPPLWAMLDHTLGVVWNLGSKPGAGKSGIADLQWALEFLGGLQGKEGASDQCVQGIVDAIGDHLIARYAAMGDADGEEPGDDRMMQQLCDDAEEAAREVSVTYSEMLSRLPSNTQVRGRQPDLPRCRKAETPSPIQSHPDDGFIAISAVEKFLEEIAAQLKSCSNTNQRTVDGIDRFRSKLRAPPPGTRPDSSSTPAATQPETPTALPPESPRLPQASSTPRSRQPAAQRARTPRRGPPVPPKPVRRRLEEPSNPARTGREGLESEELAMPLRLESEEPARPARETVTDWLDGALSRPS from the exons ATGGCGACGGAGCAGGAAGGAAGCCCGCCGCCCGGACCAGCACag GAAAAGCGGTGTCCGGCCTGGAGATTTGAGCCCAAGATGTACTCGTTCAGGTTTCCACCGAGGCAAGACAGCGAGCAGTGTGCGGAGCGATACTCGCGCATGCCGCCTCTCTGGGCGATGCTGGACCATACCCTCGGCGTCGTCTGGAACCTGGGCTCCAAGCCAGGGGCCGGCAAGTCGG GTATCGCGGACCTGCAGTGGGCCCTGGAGTTCCTGGGCGGACTGCAGGGCAAGGAGGGGGCTAGCGACCAGTGCGTGCAGGGGATTGTCGACGCCATCGGTGACCACCTGATCGCGCGGTACGCGGCCATGGGGGACGCTGACGGCGAGGAGCCAG GTGACGACAGGATGATGCAGCAGCTCTGTGACGATGCGGAAGAAGCAGCCAGGGAGGTATCGGTGACGTATAGCGAAATGCTATCGCGCCTGCCTTCCAACACTCAAGTTCGTGGGCGCCAGCCAGACCTGCCACGCTGCAGAAAGGCCGAGACGCCGTCACCAATACAATCGCACCCAG ATGACGGATTTATTGCCATCTCCGCGGTGGAAAAGTTTTTGGAAGAGATAGCGGCTCAGCTCAAGAGTTGTTCCAACACTAATCAAAGAACTGTTGATGGCATCGATAG GTTCAGATCCAAGCTGCGGGCTCCGCCGCCAGGAACACGACCAGACTCATCGAGCACCCCAGCAGCCACACAACCAGAGACTCCGACAGCACTGCCGCCAGAGTCGCCACGCCTGCCGCAAGCATCCTCGACGCCGAGGTCACGGCAGCCAGCGGCGCAGCGAGCACGCACGCCGAGACGCGGGCCGCCGGTACCTCCGAAGCCCGTGAGGAGGAGGCTGGAGGAACCCTCAAATCCCGCGAGGACGGGGCGGGAGGGTCTGGAGTCCGAGGAACTTGCGATGCCCTTAAGGCTGGAGTCGGAGGAACCTGCCAGGCCCGCGAGGGAGACAGTGACGGACTGGCTGGATGGCGCGCTGTCCCGTCCCTCGTAG
- the LOC134540977 gene encoding uncharacterized protein LOC134540977 isoform X6, with protein MPPLWAMLDHTLGVVWNLGSKPGAGKSGIADLQWALEFLGGLQGKEGASDQCVQGIVDAIGDHLIARYAAMGDADGEEPGDDRMMQQLCDDAEEAAREVSVTYSEMLSRLPSNTQVRGRQPDLPRCRKAETPSPIQSHPDDGFIAISAVEKFLEEIAAQLKSCSNTNQRTVDGIDRFRSKLRAPPPGTRPDSSSTPAATQPETPTALPPESPRLPQASSTPRSRQPAAQRARTPRRGPPVPPKPVRRRLEEPSNPARTGREGLESEELAMPLRLESEEPARPARETVTDWLDGALSRPS; from the exons ATGCCGCCTCTCTGGGCGATGCTGGACCATACCCTCGGCGTCGTCTGGAACCTGGGCTCCAAGCCAGGGGCCGGCAAGTCGG GTATCGCGGACCTGCAGTGGGCCCTGGAGTTCCTGGGCGGACTGCAGGGCAAGGAGGGGGCTAGCGACCAGTGCGTGCAGGGGATTGTCGACGCCATCGGTGACCACCTGATCGCGCGGTACGCGGCCATGGGGGACGCTGACGGCGAGGAGCCAG GTGACGACAGGATGATGCAGCAGCTCTGTGACGATGCGGAAGAAGCAGCCAGGGAGGTATCGGTGACGTATAGCGAAATGCTATCGCGCCTGCCTTCCAACACTCAAGTTCGTGGGCGCCAGCCAGACCTGCCACGCTGCAGAAAGGCCGAGACGCCGTCACCAATACAATCGCACCCAG ATGACGGATTTATTGCCATCTCCGCGGTGGAAAAGTTTTTGGAAGAGATAGCGGCTCAGCTCAAGAGTTGTTCCAACACTAATCAAAGAACTGTTGATGGCATCGATAG GTTCAGATCCAAGCTGCGGGCTCCGCCGCCAGGAACACGACCAGACTCATCGAGCACCCCAGCAGCCACACAACCAGAGACTCCGACAGCACTGCCGCCAGAGTCGCCACGCCTGCCGCAAGCATCCTCGACGCCGAGGTCACGGCAGCCAGCGGCGCAGCGAGCACGCACGCCGAGACGCGGGCCGCCGGTACCTCCGAAGCCCGTGAGGAGGAGGCTGGAGGAACCCTCAAATCCCGCGAGGACGGGGCGGGAGGGTCTGGAGTCCGAGGAACTTGCGATGCCCTTAAGGCTGGAGTCGGAGGAACCTGCCAGGCCCGCGAGGGAGACAGTGACGGACTGGCTGGATGGCGCGCTGTCCCGTCCCTCGTAG
- the LOC134540977 gene encoding uncharacterized protein LOC134540977 isoform X3, with translation MDKRCSGANKLDCVQQSALNKKTDWFPPRQDSEQCAERYSRMPPLWAMLDHTLGVVWNLGSKPGAGKSGIADLQWALEFLGGLQGKEGASDQCVQGIVDAIGDHLIARYAAMGDADGEEPGDDRMMQQLCDDAEEAAREVSVTYSEMLSRLPSNTQVRGRQPDLPRCRKAETPSPIQSHPDDGFIAISAVEKFLEEIAAQLKSCSNTNQRTVDGIDRFRSKLRAPPPGTRPDSSSTPAATQPETPTALPPESPRLPQASSTPRSRQPAAQRARTPRRGPPVPPKPVRRRLEEPSNPARTGREGLESEELAMPLRLESEEPARPARETVTDWLDGALSRPS, from the exons ATGGATAAGCGCTGCAGTGGTGCCAATAAGCTAGACTGTGTGCAACAATCAGCGCTAAACAAAAAGACAGACTG GTTTCCACCGAGGCAAGACAGCGAGCAGTGTGCGGAGCGATACTCGCGCATGCCGCCTCTCTGGGCGATGCTGGACCATACCCTCGGCGTCGTCTGGAACCTGGGCTCCAAGCCAGGGGCCGGCAAGTCGG GTATCGCGGACCTGCAGTGGGCCCTGGAGTTCCTGGGCGGACTGCAGGGCAAGGAGGGGGCTAGCGACCAGTGCGTGCAGGGGATTGTCGACGCCATCGGTGACCACCTGATCGCGCGGTACGCGGCCATGGGGGACGCTGACGGCGAGGAGCCAG GTGACGACAGGATGATGCAGCAGCTCTGTGACGATGCGGAAGAAGCAGCCAGGGAGGTATCGGTGACGTATAGCGAAATGCTATCGCGCCTGCCTTCCAACACTCAAGTTCGTGGGCGCCAGCCAGACCTGCCACGCTGCAGAAAGGCCGAGACGCCGTCACCAATACAATCGCACCCAG ATGACGGATTTATTGCCATCTCCGCGGTGGAAAAGTTTTTGGAAGAGATAGCGGCTCAGCTCAAGAGTTGTTCCAACACTAATCAAAGAACTGTTGATGGCATCGATAG GTTCAGATCCAAGCTGCGGGCTCCGCCGCCAGGAACACGACCAGACTCATCGAGCACCCCAGCAGCCACACAACCAGAGACTCCGACAGCACTGCCGCCAGAGTCGCCACGCCTGCCGCAAGCATCCTCGACGCCGAGGTCACGGCAGCCAGCGGCGCAGCGAGCACGCACGCCGAGACGCGGGCCGCCGGTACCTCCGAAGCCCGTGAGGAGGAGGCTGGAGGAACCCTCAAATCCCGCGAGGACGGGGCGGGAGGGTCTGGAGTCCGAGGAACTTGCGATGCCCTTAAGGCTGGAGTCGGAGGAACCTGCCAGGCCCGCGAGGGAGACAGTGACGGACTGGCTGGATGGCGCGCTGTCCCGTCCCTCGTAG
- the LOC134540977 gene encoding uncharacterized protein LOC134540977 isoform X5: protein MYSFRFPPRQDSEQCAERYSRMPPLWAMLDHTLGVVWNLGSKPGAGKSGIADLQWALEFLGGLQGKEGASDQCVQGIVDAIGDHLIARYAAMGDADGEEPGDDRMMQQLCDDAEEAAREVSVTYSEMLSRLPSNTQVRGRQPDLPRCRKAETPSPIQSHPDDGFIAISAVEKFLEEIAAQLKSCSNTNQRTVDGIDRFRSKLRAPPPGTRPDSSSTPAATQPETPTALPPESPRLPQASSTPRSRQPAAQRARTPRRGPPVPPKPVRRRLEEPSNPARTGREGLESEELAMPLRLESEEPARPARETVTDWLDGALSRPS, encoded by the exons ATGTACTCGTTCAGGTTTCCACCGAGGCAAGACAGCGAGCAGTGTGCGGAGCGATACTCGCGCATGCCGCCTCTCTGGGCGATGCTGGACCATACCCTCGGCGTCGTCTGGAACCTGGGCTCCAAGCCAGGGGCCGGCAAGTCGG GTATCGCGGACCTGCAGTGGGCCCTGGAGTTCCTGGGCGGACTGCAGGGCAAGGAGGGGGCTAGCGACCAGTGCGTGCAGGGGATTGTCGACGCCATCGGTGACCACCTGATCGCGCGGTACGCGGCCATGGGGGACGCTGACGGCGAGGAGCCAG GTGACGACAGGATGATGCAGCAGCTCTGTGACGATGCGGAAGAAGCAGCCAGGGAGGTATCGGTGACGTATAGCGAAATGCTATCGCGCCTGCCTTCCAACACTCAAGTTCGTGGGCGCCAGCCAGACCTGCCACGCTGCAGAAAGGCCGAGACGCCGTCACCAATACAATCGCACCCAG ATGACGGATTTATTGCCATCTCCGCGGTGGAAAAGTTTTTGGAAGAGATAGCGGCTCAGCTCAAGAGTTGTTCCAACACTAATCAAAGAACTGTTGATGGCATCGATAG GTTCAGATCCAAGCTGCGGGCTCCGCCGCCAGGAACACGACCAGACTCATCGAGCACCCCAGCAGCCACACAACCAGAGACTCCGACAGCACTGCCGCCAGAGTCGCCACGCCTGCCGCAAGCATCCTCGACGCCGAGGTCACGGCAGCCAGCGGCGCAGCGAGCACGCACGCCGAGACGCGGGCCGCCGGTACCTCCGAAGCCCGTGAGGAGGAGGCTGGAGGAACCCTCAAATCCCGCGAGGACGGGGCGGGAGGGTCTGGAGTCCGAGGAACTTGCGATGCCCTTAAGGCTGGAGTCGGAGGAACCTGCCAGGCCCGCGAGGGAGACAGTGACGGACTGGCTGGATGGCGCGCTGTCCCGTCCCTCGTAG